From Deinococcus ruber, the proteins below share one genomic window:
- a CDS encoding acyltransferase family protein, which yields MTKTQLAGLDLLRFLAAFYIVVFHLGIHFRQEPLTLFFSRGQSATSLFFILSGFLLTTLYGRRPLDYAAQQRFIWRRATRILPPYLLGLGLMFMVQRFWYLPSTDVLMFLTMTQTWFVGSSHLLNAPAWSASCLMFFYLTFPAVLKFWQSRSEKMLLGSLAGLWLLGIAVSMVLVHLPVTFNADAWALYLHNNPLMRWPEFMLGMVTALLIERRAWTWRPRPELLWAGAGSVVLAMALLPRDTFAVNNGIFAPLSLLLLLTALSVGERLAPWLSRIRARQIANSTLVLYMIHQPVQIAFQTFWKAPLLSGWYVAVYLCCVLLLSVLIDHAFCRPVTRWLQTLSGVNVVVPQLASRTSIRRRVFRARVLRHRAVQFESADD from the coding sequence ATGACCAAGACGCAACTGGCTGGGCTGGATCTGCTCCGTTTCCTCGCTGCGTTTTATATCGTGGTGTTTCACCTTGGGATTCACTTTAGACAGGAGCCTCTTACCCTTTTCTTCTCCCGGGGTCAGTCGGCGACGTCTTTATTTTTCATTCTGTCCGGATTCCTGTTGACCACGCTGTACGGGCGACGGCCTCTGGATTACGCGGCCCAGCAGCGGTTCATCTGGCGACGGGCGACGCGCATCCTGCCGCCCTATCTGCTGGGGCTGGGCCTGATGTTTATGGTGCAGCGGTTCTGGTACCTGCCCTCGACTGACGTACTGATGTTCCTGACGATGACGCAGACGTGGTTTGTGGGCAGCTCGCATCTTCTGAATGCTCCCGCGTGGTCTGCCAGTTGCCTGATGTTTTTCTACCTCACGTTTCCAGCGGTTCTGAAGTTCTGGCAAAGCCGCTCCGAGAAAATGCTGCTCGGTTCGCTGGCGGGGCTATGGCTGCTGGGCATCGCAGTCTCGATGGTGCTCGTTCATCTTCCGGTAACGTTCAACGCAGACGCCTGGGCCCTGTATCTTCACAACAATCCCCTGATGCGCTGGCCGGAATTTATGTTGGGCATGGTCACGGCCCTGCTGATCGAGCGCCGGGCCTGGACATGGCGACCACGCCCAGAGCTGCTCTGGGCAGGTGCAGGCAGCGTTGTGCTGGCGATGGCCCTTCTGCCCCGTGACACGTTCGCCGTCAACAACGGAATATTTGCGCCTCTGTCGCTGCTGCTGCTCCTGACAGCCCTGTCTGTAGGTGAACGACTGGCACCCTGGCTGAGCCGCATCAGGGCGCGGCAGATCGCCAATTCGACTCTGGTGCTCTATATGATTCATCAGCCGGTTCAAATTGCATTCCAGACATTCTGGAAGGCCCCTCTGTTGTCTGGCTGGTACGTCGCGGTGTATCTGTGCTGTGTATTGCTGTTGTCGGTGCTGATCGATCACGCTTTCTGCCGTCCTGTCACACGCTGGTTACAGACGCTGAGTGGCGTCAATGTCGTGGTTCCCCAGTTGGCGTCTCGCACTTCAATCCGCCGCCGGGTCTTCCGCGCCCGTGTTCTCAGGCACCGAGCCGTGCAGTTCGAAAGTGCGGACGACTGA